The genomic window ttctctagttctggcctttacggggagttttacttgtgaattcctggggaagagcttgaatgcttaggaggagcaagttcattggttgaagtaatttttcccagaagcccttgcattatcccatgcccattctctgagatattaggttcttactaagtgctaagtcggtacttaacaggTAAGGACCTCTCAGTGTGTATTCTGTCTCTGGGAAGGGAATCCACAGCTCCACTGTAAGGAAGAGAAGCTGGTTCCCATCACCCAGATTCTGTATTCCACAGGGACCTATGGCTAGTAAGAATCGGAGGTTATATTTTAACTCCAGGGTAGGTACTCTGTGCACTCTGGCACTACATAGTTGCATAATGGCTTTGTAACaggccatattttttttttaccagtcaGGCAGACAgatgtttttcttattcttaggTGCATGTCCTCCCTCTACACCCAGAGTGATAGGTGGCAGGACCTGGTGAAGGCAGAAAATGAGCTCCGAAGGCGGCTTCGGGAGGACTCCTGGAAATTCTCTGTTGCCCTGGATGGGCTCTGTAGGGCTGCAGAGAGGGATGACTATTCTCTCACTGACTTCTGGTCCTATTCCTTTGTCTACTACTTAACTAAGGAAGTAAGCTCTCCATTGAGACCCAGGGGATCTGGAGCAGGGAGATCTCAGGGTGAAGGTGTTCACATTCTATCCCCCCTTTTTGGGTGGCTGTCCTGGCCCCAGCCTCCTGATTCTggtcaatcaactagcattttttaagcatgtgccagatactgtgctaagtgttgggagcACTGTTGGGTTATCTCATGTTAACTTATTGGTTTGAGGCAGAGAAAGTCCCTTCCATCCTGACCTAGTTAAAAGTAACTTAGATTTTGAGGCAGGAGACCTGGTCTCTGCACTGATTCTTGTGTGCTCTAGCACAAATAGCTTTCTCTCTccagacctcaatttccttatttgagaAATGACAAGGTTGGAGGAggtctaaggtcctttccagcttcaAATCCTGTGAATTGGTAACCTGGCACCTCCTAGCTCTGTGGGGGACATATCTTCCCATTTTTTTACGttgcaatttctttctccctATCAGCTTTTAGATACCTCTCTGTCCAGTGTGAAACATCATTCTGACCTGGGGACTGTGCCATATCCCATATTCGCCACCATCGACCATTCCCTCAAGTCTGGTGGAGAGGAGAACATTATGAGTGAGCATGGCCCTGGTATCTCCCATGGAGGAGACTTTGGGTGGGAAGAGATCTGTCCCAGAGGCCTTAGGATGGTCTGTCTGCATAGCCCATGGAGTGGGATCTTGTTAAAAATTTGCGCAATCTTctgagaatttcagagttggagggTTCTCGGTGATCATCTGGTCTAACCCAAACCATCATAAGAACTCCCAGTTCACCATTCCTGACCACTGGCTCCACCCCCTGACTGACATGTAAAGCCCTTCACCACCTGGCCCTCTTCCTACTTTGCCAGTTTTCTCAGACTTAACTCCTCTCCAATGCTGTGCGGCTCAGCAATGCACGACTGATCGATAGTGAGCTTGCTGCCATCTAACCACTCATCTCTTTGTTAGACAAATGTCTGTGTGGCAAACCATGCTTTCCACTTTTTCTTAGACTCGAGAAGTTACCTTTTGAATCTCAGCTATAGGACGTGGGATCTCTATTGAATTTCAGCTTTTTCGATTTAGCCTGATACTTTAGTAGGTAGCCTGCTAAAAATTTCTGGGCTCCTGACTTGGTTATCTGTTGTGATAACATAAACTTAGGCGAGATAGCCAgttatctgcaaatttgatgagcattttcttttcattttgcatttttatagtgcaaaaatctttttctttgatggagaaaatagaaggaaaataaatgagcatTTCTGTGTTCTCTCTCTTATCAATTATCATTATGCGATATATCTTTAGCCAGTAGCCCCAccattttgacttttcttttcctttaacatAGCTAccaactttttttccctcctcattttaAGACACCTTTGCCCACCTCTGTTCATTCTGAACTTTGACACTCTTGACACAATTCTTACAAGACTGTTCTATGACTTTGTATTCACATTCTGTTGCATCTGTCTGCTTCTATTATGTATCTTCACAACATTAGATGCATTGATGAGTTCCTTCTGTATCCACTGTGGTCTCTtcagatgattttatttttcctcctcctcagaattgtttctttttatcttcagaatttcatccCTGAGAATTCCTCGTGGCTTCTGGGCTGACTTCCCCTGTAGAATTGTAGTCTATGGGCCATACCTATCTTTCCTCAGAACTCTTAGAAATTTAGGGTGGATGTTTGAATGTGACCCATTTTTTCACAAAGTCTAAGAGGTATTGGTCACTTTTCAGCAAGGATCCCACCATTTCTCCGTCAGCCGCAAGTTCCTTCCTGTTAACAAGAATCATATCCAACACAGGATTTCTCCTTGTTGGTTCCTTAACCTTTTAAGAGATGAAATGAACACTAATGTAAGTCAAAGGTGATGAGTTCCTCTGTTTTTAGTAGAGAGAACTCCAGCAGTGAGCTGGATTATATATCAAAGTCCTCCATCactacactcttttttttttcttttttctgagtctggggttaagtgacttgcccagggtcacacagctaggaagtattaagtgtctgagaacagatttgaactcgggtcctcctgaattcaaggctggtgctctatccactgtgccccctagctgcccccactacACTGTCTTACCTCTGTGATTTCTTCCCTGagctcatttattttctctttctgtccaaACGATCTGTACTATACTCTGATGACAAaatctcctctctttctgtccaAACGATCTGTACTATACTCTGATGACAaaatctcctctttttctttctccactgattttcatcttttctcaaCTTTGCTTTTTAGATTTCAAATGTGCAACGGCACACCTTCCTTTCCTCAACTTTGTGACATTCTTCCATTCTCCATCTTCCTTATACACATCAAATTTCCCTTTTGCTTCTTCAcatctttcttaaatttttaattttcacattGAAGCCTCACTtacacttttaaaagttttttttaaaagaataatatttaaaagaataatgtGGAGCATGGAGATGAGTTATTTGAATCTTTTTTGTCACTGTACCGTGTTAAGTTCTGGGCTCATGGTTTAAGAGGGACATTGACGAGATGCCCAAAGGAGAGCAACTGGGTTCATGACATATGAGGATTAGGTGAAAGATCTGGGAATGTTTagcttgaagaagagaagacttagggcTACATGGGAGCTGTCCAGATGTGTGGATGATTGTTCTGTAGAGGAGGGAGtagattttcttctgttttatggcAATGGGGGGAGAATTCACAAAGAGATTGATTTAGCCTTGATATAAGAAAAATTCTCCCATCATTTGAATTGTTTGAAAGTAGAATTGCCTTCCTGCTGCCCTGGTGTGATCCTTGGTGGCCTCCATGTTGAGGTGGGACCTTCTTTCTTAGAGCTGTTCCAGCAGATTCTGGATGGCCATTTGCCAGAGCGAATTAGGATTAGGGTAAGTGAGCACTGGATTATATGGTTGCTGAGATCCCTTCTAAATCTCACAGTTTGTTGtgttttcattcttctctcttgGGATGGAGAGCAGCCTGCATTTTGAACAAAGAAGGAGTCATTTGACTGGCAGAAATATAAACATCACAGACTCATTGCAGGGCATTCCTCTTCTCCATTGCTTGTTGTGAGCCTCAGCCATTTTTAGaagcctattttattttatgtaaaataccctatgttttttacataaaacatttttttttggtaaacacAAAGTGTTTACAACTTGTCTTTTAGTACCTTATTAAACAAAATTGCCTGATTGATCAATCTGGTTTTCTCCCATTGAGTTTGGTCTAGTCTCCTTTCTTGATTCAGTCCAGTGGTTAGTGCCAGGGAATCACTAGAAAGCGACTTGTTCAGTGAGGAGATCTCTCTAGGAAAAGTAGGAGATAGGGAACAGGAAGTGAGGCTGTCTTAGTGGGAATGTAGCTGGATATAAAGTCCCAGATTGGTGTGAGTAAAAATCCCAGACTGAGATGTAAAATTTCCTGAGTATGAATCttatccttctccctcccctggTGTAAAACCTGCTCACCAAAGCCCTGGTTTTGTTATTTTCCCAGATGCCTGGTTTGAATTCACTCCTGATTGGGCTGGCTACTCATTTGCCAACTCAAAACCTGGTGCTTATGTCTCTACCACTCATTATGGGAGCAAGTTTGAGGGAGGGAAGCTCatccaagaagaagaagaaagggatttCTCCTATCTTCGAGGTAAAGTTTGAATCTCTCCTCCAACAAGAGGCAGAGCAAACAGGAGCAATGGGGTCATCCCTTCTTTACATGTTGCTTTCACACTCTTTGGCATCTAATTAGAATCCTGGTTCCAGAGGTTCCTCAAATTTGGGGTTCCCTGAGAGAATAAGAACATCTTGAAAAGCCTCTGCAGTGCTGTGTGAGGTTACTTTTTGACGTGAACCTTAGGAACTCTTCATATAATTTGGTACCCAGATTCCTTCCATGTCCCTAGCTAAGTGTTTGTACTCTCTACTAATCTGAAAGGGTTAGTAGAAGCAGGGCAAATGGACAgacagttttcttttaatatttaaagctACAAAGACCCAAATGAGAACccctttaatatctttcttgGATTtgttccccctctttttctctacaGCATTATGTGGCAGCGTTTTGGCCGACAAAGACACTGTTCTCAAGGCCATCAAAGGTGGGTGTGAGAAACAGGTGTTCATCTGGgctcagagagaaggaagggaaacaagGTGGGGCATGAGACGGGGATAGGCTTTTTTCTTAATCCTTAGTGAAAgaatttccattttccttatagatttcttcttgaaatttatTCGTGGTTTAAACACCGAGGAAAAAAAGCTCATTTCTGATCCTGAAGGTAAGGacctgaactcagatcctctcaTGTCTTGGGATAGGCTTGACTCTGGGTGCCAAAGATTggttttttggaggcaatcaggattaagtgacttgttcagagtcacatagctagtaagtatttgaggtgagatttaaacacaggtcttcctaatttcaggacCACTGTGCGCTATATACggtgccacttagttgccccaaGGATCCATTTTAAAAACTGGGTTGATATTAGGGGATTATGGCGACATAAATATACTCATCTTGCTTGAAATTTTCATGAGttagggggcagttaggtggcacaatggatagagcactagtcctgaattcaggaggaccccagttcaaatctggtctcagacacttaacacttcctggctgtgtgaccctgggcaagtcacttaaccccagcctcaggaaaaaaaaaaaaaaaaagaaattttcatgaGCTGGATTATATGGCCTGGAATCAATAGCTTGAATGATACCTTATAGCTCTCGTATTCAGTGGGAACTATACTCTGTAACTATGTTCATTGTTTCAACACTTTGAGATTTAGCAGGTTAACTTGTGAAAGGGAAACCCAGTCAATTCCCTTAAGTGTATAGGGGATCAGAGACAAAAAGGGATTAATGGCTCATAAACgtgaagcacttattaaataatCATAACATTTACTCAGTAGTAATAGCCAAACACAGAAATAATGGGAGTTAGTCTACCCATAAGCCTGGGTCACACTCTGACAGTGTCctgaagggaggggaaagggagaagagtgGACACATACTTACTAAAGTCAAAGAGTAAGTCAAATCAGTAGAAAAACCCATGAATTTGGAGGAGCAAGTGATTCTGGGAATAatcttcaaatttaaaaaaaattctctttaataTGTACCAAGCATCATTTGGTGGGCAAAATCATTTTTTCAGGGAGTTGCTCTCCTATTGAGCAAAGCCACCCAATAACTTCTTTTGGGCTACTGAAGCCAGTGTCAAGTTATTTTAGCATATAGGTGCTTTTCAGGttcattttgtcattatttcACATTAGTATTTTTTCCCCACTCCTTTAAGCTACCAAAAAGATCACATAACAAAGGGACAGCACTTTACATAAACAATATTCAGAGTGGTTCCCCCTGTAGATTTTGAATTTGGAGTTGTTTTGGGGGCACTATCCCATTGTAGAGGTAGAGATTCACTAGAACACACGAGTCTTACACAACTGTATTGTACACAATATAGTTCTTACCAtttgagaaaatgaaaggaaaattggaCTGTGATATAGTCTTTCACTCAATCATCTTCATGATTGTATCATCACTCCTATATTCATAATGCTTTAAAGTCTACAAATCATTTCCCAACAGAATTTGGACAAATGGATCATGCAAATATCATcaccctcattttagagatgaagaaactgaagtgggTCAAAGAGGGAAGTGACTTGACTAATATTATACAATATGAAATGTCAAATGTTCAAATACTCTTTCCACTAAATTTTCTGCTATCCAGCAAGGGAGATTTAGGATGACTCTAAAGAAGACTGTGCTCCTAGGGTGATCAATATAGGGGATCAAAGGAGGTTATGGATTCTTCTATAAAGATCTTGGTGTTGGTATGGTATCAGAGGTGACTTAAGGGCTAGAATTACTGACTCCTCCCAGGACCTTCAAGCTTGGACCAGTAGATATCTCCTTGTAAATAGATAGATTTCTCATTTCTAGTCTCTTACCTGAAGAAAAGGTTCTTTACCTCTCAGCCACCTCTGCTTGACCCCTGGGGCTGAGGAAgtaaaaaattgtttatattgtgatttttttttttcttaccaggAGCTGTTTTGAAAATCATGATAGAAGATTTATTCAACTTGGTTTACACCTTCCAAACAGATGGAGACTATCTACCCATCTTGAGAAATCTACAGGCTAAAATGGCAGGTAAGAAGGGGTTCCTGTATGGTATTCAGGACTATGGAGAGATCCCCAACTTGAGCAGTATTTCATAGGTTATCAAAACTAGAATTACCCTTAGTCTCTTTTGCAGAAAAGAAACATAAGGGATTTGTTTTAGATGCAACAAGGAGTAAGGGAGAGAGCTGAGAGATGAACCAAGGTGTTTAAATCCAGGCTTATTGCAACTACATACTATAGACTTAATCctatactgtgtgtgtgtgtgtgtatcttatcTTTTATTAActctatgctcaaaaagtctTTGACTTGATAAATAAGACAAGACACCAACTTTTGGTTTAAAAGAGGagacaattttcttttccaagagTCTTTGGTGTGAGGTTTAGACAGTCCTGGGGGAATCTCTTAGTCTGAGGGAAGGGATATACCTGTGCTATTGAGACAGCTCTGGTATGATGATGTAGATCTCACTCCTGAGGGTCCCCAGTTTGAGAAGAGATTTGGTTGAGATAGGAAACTGAGttctgtaatattcttctgtgaaatgtaatattttcttgttgaggtttccttggggtctctggaggcagccttagtttcagttcagtaatcaccccaaatgcagccaggtagtaaagtccaaatcctttattgtctctttccaagatttgtttcctttcctgtggcctggttagctttcttagaggccttctatAGTcctggttccgagagcttgagctctggcttctgaatgtccttgactgaatcctggttgaggcttctagcttatatatgctctcttaaaggtgtgaatcttatagaactctaggaaatactaagtacatgtactgaactagagaactgttaaataccatgctaaataatcattgtctctgtcaattccactgacttagcaccttgtttcaagttctggcccataacggAGTTCTAACTGCATCCCAATTTCCTGCTCTGTAACAACACCTAGTCTTACGTCAGTGAGATGTGGTAAGGAGAGCAAGGAAAAGGGGACCATGGGGGTGGGAAGTAGAGTGAAGGATAGATAAGAGGATGACAGGATGGGTACAGAAGTAGACATAAAGgaataatttttcagttttcttctcaaaACTCTTGAGGACTACCCAAAGTACTTCAGGTGCAATGTCCTCTAAAAACATCTGACACATTTTCCTGAACAGAGCCTTTGTGAAGACTAGAATGAGCTGGCCAAGGTGCTGACATACCTGGTCTGTGAGCATCAGGATGTAGTTGGAGTCCAGAAGGATGTGTTCATTACTTTCCAcattttttgtccttccttcctctagTCTCGACTATCTGAATTCCTGAATGTAAAGGGTCATGACACAGAGCCACTCAGTCAGTATATGTAGAGCCCTCAGAAGGGGCACAGGTTGACACATCCTCTTTCTGGCCACAGGGAACACCTCCTTTTTTGAGGCTGAGACATTGACTAGCCACATGATCAAATTTTCGTACCAGAGAACTCGAGATCAACAGAGACAACTCATCAAGGAATTACTGGAAAAGACCTTGAGTCAAGAAATGGTGGAAAAAAGTGAgtgaaatttgaaattttcccTGAAACTGCAGTGGTAACCATTATTAGACTGCCAACATGCTCCCTGGAAGCAGGTGAGGACAGTGGGAAGTAGGATGCACCCTTCTGGAATTCTACAGAGTATCGTAGCTCAAGG from Sminthopsis crassicaudata isolate SCR6 chromosome 3, ASM4859323v1, whole genome shotgun sequence includes these protein-coding regions:
- the PLA2G4C gene encoding cytosolic phospholipase A2 gamma isoform X2, whose protein sequence is MGLNVKKGPVVSVLASGGGLRAAIACQGVLSELSHVGLLDLITYLAGVSGSTWCMSSLYTQSDRWQDLVKAENELRRRLREDSWKFSVALDGLCRAAERDDYSLTDFWSYSFVYYLTKELLDTSLSSVKHHSDLGTVPYPIFATIDHSLKSGGEENIMNAWFEFTPDWAGYSFANSKPGAYVSTTHYGSKFEGGKLIQEEEERDFSYLRALCGSVLADKDTVLKAIKDFFLKFIRGLNTEEKKLISDPEGAVLKIMIEDLFNLVYTFQTDGDYLPILRNLQAKMAGNTSFFEAETLTSHMIKFSYQRTRDQQRQLIKELLEKTLSQEMVEKSSVPSFLKFLWKTYKCFLSWTWGTTNNFLYKYEDIKDKPLTDHESMYLMDAGLAINSAYPLVLPPMRNSDIILSFDFSEGDPFETIKATKKYCKTCNIPFPPVDEAILDQEAEAPSDFYIFEGEKMPVVLHFPLFNKVNCSSTEIIDQRRKTYETFRLVDYSDAEVGQLLEDSKANVRNNKDRILAKICEVAEAVL